In the Kineococcus mangrovi genome, one interval contains:
- a CDS encoding transglutaminase family protein translates to MRPLTSAAALSRVAPVAPVAAAAAPPLPDLLGTHVPARAAVRCAGFAVVAAALALTVSGALPAAALVGVSGVVAVALVLRGRSPVLDQVLGACGVLASAVAVPGLVAGGGVSVVAAVSPVLALALAVRQFAVARSVRAVRSVLGLSVLVTVAAAGTAPSAALVGPVVLVWGSVLAGLACAVPHRPVDGRVVRRAAAGSVVASTVALVLFLLVPVPSSGGGALGGLGGLGGGAGGGGPVGAPVRSVQAYAGGTLDLSARGGLPATELLRVPAGSPSLWRSGVLDVYDGRTWVSSGNPVRWASAAAGYVAVPEPGASDVERVDDVEPLGSYPAVVSAGSPVGVRTSSELFDGASGLVLAQEGSSYRVVSRVVPSVDGPQDGSVPSVPGVAAVPQDVARWTQLPAGVPRRVRELGVRLAGGRDPVAAARAVSAHLRSVARYSLEAPVPAAGQDAVDAFVFQDRVGFCEQFATAEVVLLRSAGFPARLVTGFAGGESSGGARVFRSADAHAWVEVWVPGAGWVSSDPTAGAPLVGDGAGARGWWRGAWAQVQRLVERVLADAGARALVAVVLVVLLVAAVVVVRWWSRRWSRRGAPAVVVGPAGRRQDPAVGALLVAVARFDGALPPRWRRGAAEGVSDWRGRLVGAVQVCGPHASTEAAGDAGADAVAAAVAALEVVERACFGRVLPGRGELLGACGALEGASSVLLARQRGSAVRSGG, encoded by the coding sequence GTGAGGCCCCTCACGTCGGCTGCCGCGCTCTCGCGGGTCGCCCCCGTCGCCCCCGTCGCCGCGGCTGCCGCTCCCCCGCTGCCGGACCTGCTGGGCACCCACGTGCCCGCGCGGGCCGCGGTGCGCTGCGCCGGGTTCGCCGTGGTCGCGGCGGCGCTCGCGCTGACGGTCTCGGGCGCTCTGCCCGCGGCGGCGCTGGTGGGCGTCTCGGGTGTGGTCGCCGTGGCGCTGGTCCTGCGCGGGCGCAGCCCCGTCCTGGACCAGGTGCTGGGGGCCTGCGGCGTGCTGGCGAGCGCCGTGGCGGTGCCGGGGCTGGTGGCGGGGGGTGGGGTGTCGGTGGTGGCGGCGGTGTCGCCGGTGCTGGCGCTGGCGCTGGCGGTGCGGCAGTTCGCGGTGGCGCGGTCGGTGCGTGCGGTGCGGTCGGTGCTGGGGTTGTCGGTGCTGGTGACGGTGGCGGCGGCGGGGACGGCTCCGTCGGCGGCGCTGGTGGGGCCGGTGGTGCTGGTGTGGGGGTCGGTGCTGGCGGGGTTGGCGTGCGCGGTGCCGCACCGGCCGGTGGACGGGCGGGTGGTGCGGCGGGCCGCGGCGGGGTCGGTGGTGGCCTCGACGGTGGCGCTGGTGCTGTTCCTGCTGGTGCCGGTGCCGTCGTCGGGTGGTGGTGCGCTGGGTGGTCTGGGTGGTCTGGGCGGCGGGGCCGGCGGGGGCGGGCCGGTGGGGGCGCCGGTGCGTTCGGTGCAGGCGTACGCGGGGGGCACGTTGGACCTGTCGGCGCGCGGTGGGTTACCGGCGACGGAGCTGCTGCGGGTGCCGGCGGGGTCGCCGTCGTTGTGGCGGTCGGGGGTCCTGGACGTCTACGACGGGCGGACGTGGGTGTCCTCGGGGAACCCGGTGCGTTGGGCGTCGGCGGCGGCGGGGTACGTGGCGGTCCCGGAGCCGGGGGCCTCGGACGTGGAGCGGGTCGACGACGTCGAGCCGTTGGGGTCCTACCCGGCGGTGGTGAGCGCGGGGTCGCCGGTGGGGGTGCGGACGTCGTCGGAGCTGTTCGACGGGGCGTCGGGGCTGGTGCTGGCGCAGGAGGGGTCGTCCTACCGGGTGGTGTCGCGGGTGGTGCCGTCGGTGGACGGGCCGCAGGACGGGTCGGTGCCGTCGGTGCCGGGGGTGGCGGCGGTGCCGCAGGACGTGGCCCGGTGGACGCAGCTGCCTGCCGGGGTGCCGCGGCGGGTGCGGGAGCTGGGGGTGCGGTTGGCGGGTGGCCGGGACCCGGTGGCGGCGGCGCGGGCGGTCTCGGCGCACCTGCGGTCGGTGGCGCGGTACTCGTTGGAGGCGCCGGTGCCGGCGGCCGGGCAGGACGCGGTGGACGCGTTCGTGTTCCAGGACCGGGTGGGGTTCTGCGAGCAGTTCGCGACCGCGGAGGTGGTGCTGCTGCGCTCGGCGGGGTTCCCGGCGCGGCTGGTGACGGGTTTCGCGGGGGGTGAGTCCTCGGGGGGTGCTCGGGTGTTCCGGTCGGCGGACGCGCACGCGTGGGTGGAGGTGTGGGTGCCGGGGGCGGGGTGGGTGTCCTCGGACCCGACGGCGGGGGCGCCCCTGGTGGGGGACGGCGCGGGTGCTCGGGGGTGGTGGCGAGGGGCGTGGGCGCAGGTGCAGCGGCTGGTGGAGCGGGTGCTGGCCGATGCGGGGGCGCGGGCGCTGGTGGCGGTCGTGCTGGTGGTGCTGCTGGTGGCGGCCGTGGTGGTCGTGCGGTGGTGGTCCCGCAGGTGGTCCCGGCGGGGGGCGCCTGCGGTGGTGGTGGGCCCGGCGGGTCGTCGGCAGGACCCGGCGGTGGGGGCGTTGCTGGTGGCGGTGGCCCGGTTCGACGGGGCGTTGCCGCCGCGGTGGCGGCGGGGGGCTGCGGAGGGCGTGTCGGACTGGCGGGGGCGGTTAGTGGGGGCTGTGCAGGTGTGCGGGCCGCACGCCTCGACGGAGGCGGCGGGGGACGCGGGGGCGGACGCGGTGGCCGCGGCGGTGGCGGCGCTGGAGGTGGTGGAGCGGGCGTGCTTCGGGCGGGTGCTGCCGGGGCGGGGGGAGCTGCTGGGCGCGTGCGGGGCGTTGGAGGGGGCCTCCTCGGTCCTGCTGGCGCGGCAGCGCGGGTCGGCGGTGCGCTCGGGCGGGTGA
- the csrA gene encoding carbon storage regulator CsrA produces MLVLTRKAGESVVIGDEVVVRVLEVRGDVVRVGIDAPRDVQVHRQEVYEAVREANIAASTASEEAITALQGIVRRAGAVGPSQ; encoded by the coding sequence ATGCTGGTCCTGACCCGCAAGGCCGGGGAATCCGTCGTCATCGGCGACGAGGTCGTCGTGCGCGTCCTGGAGGTCCGCGGGGACGTCGTCCGGGTCGGGATCGACGCCCCGCGCGACGTCCAGGTGCACCGGCAGGAGGTCTACGAGGCCGTGCGGGAGGCGAACATCGCCGCCTCCACCGCCTCGGAGGAGGCCATCACCGCCTTGCAGGGCATCGTGCGCCGGGCCGGTGCGGTCGGCCCGTCCCAGTAG
- a CDS encoding 3-oxoacyl-ACP synthase III: MFDPSSTEAAPAHRVGSPFQGNSTFAPANAALLSISHVEAPTVVPSSYFDEVLAPTLERLRLRPGLLEKVAGVQERRWWAPGQRASDVAAECGAKALSEAGVDASEVGMVISTTVTRPHLEPAVATSVHHGMDLPTSALNFDIANACLAWVNGVQVASAMIDAGMIRYAVVLGAEDVRSMHEGTISRLQREGITRKDFLNEFATMTLGCGAAAAVIGRADEHPEGHRIVGGVSRAGTAHHELCIGDMNHMRTDAKLMLTEGIEIVSDAFEAGDALWGWREAKKFVIHQISRVHTETLVDRIGVDPAKVPMTFPTWGNVGPISLPMTLAASAPDFSAGDKVIAMGVGSGLNTAMLELAW; the protein is encoded by the coding sequence TTGTTCGACCCTTCCAGCACCGAGGCCGCCCCCGCGCACCGCGTGGGGTCTCCCTTCCAGGGGAACTCGACGTTCGCGCCGGCGAACGCGGCGTTGCTGTCGATCTCGCACGTGGAGGCGCCGACGGTGGTGCCCTCGTCGTACTTCGACGAGGTCCTGGCGCCGACGCTGGAGCGCCTGCGGCTGCGCCCGGGCCTGCTGGAGAAGGTCGCCGGGGTGCAGGAGCGGCGCTGGTGGGCGCCGGGTCAGCGGGCCTCGGACGTCGCCGCGGAGTGCGGGGCGAAGGCGCTGTCGGAGGCCGGGGTGGACGCCTCGGAGGTCGGGATGGTCATCTCCACGACGGTGACGCGCCCGCACCTGGAGCCGGCGGTGGCGACGAGCGTGCACCACGGGATGGACCTGCCGACGTCGGCGTTGAACTTCGACATCGCCAACGCGTGCCTGGCGTGGGTGAACGGGGTGCAGGTGGCGTCGGCGATGATCGACGCGGGCATGATCCGGTACGCGGTGGTGCTGGGCGCCGAGGACGTGCGCTCGATGCACGAGGGCACGATCTCCCGGTTGCAGCGCGAGGGCATCACGCGCAAGGACTTCCTCAACGAGTTCGCGACGATGACGCTGGGCTGCGGGGCGGCGGCGGCGGTCATCGGCCGCGCCGACGAGCACCCCGAGGGGCACCGGATCGTGGGGGGCGTCTCGCGGGCCGGCACGGCCCACCACGAGCTGTGCATCGGGGACATGAACCACATGCGCACCGACGCCAAGCTGATGCTGACCGAGGGCATCGAGATCGTCTCGGACGCCTTCGAGGCCGGTGACGCGCTGTGGGGGTGGCGGGAGGCGAAGAAGTTCGTCATCCACCAGATCTCGCGCGTGCACACCGAGACGCTGGTGGACCGGATCGGGGTGGACCCGGCGAAGGTGCCGATGACGTTCCCGACGTGGGGGAACGTGGGGCCGATCTCGCTGCCGATGACGCTGGCCGCCTCGGCGCCGGATTTCTCGGCCGGGGACAAGGTCATCGCGATGGGCGTGGGGTCGGGGCTGAACACGGCGATGCTCGAGCTGGCGTGGTGA
- a CDS encoding App1 family protein, whose product MEDAVKGLVGSRLRRRGYHARALAYPGYGGPGWVRVFGRVLLGREDTAEQTQRDDARSVRGWRNFLTVPIAGAQVTVRIGGHERVVRTNREGYVDERVEVDLPPGRHEVVLTVGPDVVEAGQPGPDAELAEDDTEGGAGQLPQNAVRHSGTAEVVVVGPDPVVGLLSDIDDTVVVTRLPRPLVAAWNSFVLDERARVPVNGMAELYRQVVQENPAGPVVYLSTGAWNVAPTLGRFLRRFGYPAGPMLLTDWGPTNTGWFRDGSAHKRGSLARLARELPQVRWLLVGDDGQHDPAIYAEFLSAAPERVAGVGIRRLTPAEQLLAGGRPLASAATPEDSGVPWVTGDSGYEIWHHWSRAGILQDP is encoded by the coding sequence GTGGAGGACGCCGTCAAGGGGCTCGTGGGTTCGCGGCTGCGGCGGCGCGGGTACCACGCGCGGGCCCTGGCCTACCCCGGGTACGGCGGGCCGGGCTGGGTGCGCGTGTTCGGGCGGGTCCTGCTGGGGCGGGAGGACACCGCCGAGCAGACCCAGCGCGACGACGCGCGCAGCGTCCGGGGCTGGCGCAACTTCCTCACCGTCCCCATCGCCGGGGCCCAGGTGACCGTCCGCATCGGCGGTCACGAACGGGTCGTGCGCACCAACCGCGAGGGCTACGTCGACGAACGCGTCGAGGTGGACCTGCCCCCGGGGCGGCACGAGGTCGTCCTGACCGTCGGGCCCGACGTGGTCGAGGCCGGCCAGCCCGGGCCCGACGCGGAGCTGGCCGAGGACGACACCGAGGGCGGCGCGGGGCAGTTGCCGCAGAACGCGGTGCGGCACAGCGGGACCGCCGAGGTCGTCGTCGTGGGGCCGGACCCGGTCGTGGGGTTGCTGTCCGACATCGACGACACCGTCGTCGTGACCCGCCTGCCCCGCCCCCTGGTCGCGGCGTGGAACTCCTTCGTCCTGGACGAGCGGGCGCGGGTCCCGGTCAACGGGATGGCCGAGCTGTACCGGCAGGTCGTGCAGGAGAACCCCGCCGGGCCCGTGGTGTACCTGTCGACGGGGGCGTGGAACGTGGCCCCCACCCTGGGGCGCTTCCTGCGCCGGTTCGGCTACCCGGCCGGGCCGATGCTGCTGACGGACTGGGGCCCGACCAACACCGGCTGGTTCCGCGACGGCAGCGCCCACAAGCGCGGGTCGCTGGCGCGGCTGGCCCGCGAACTGCCGCAGGTGCGGTGGCTGCTGGTCGGTGACGACGGCCAGCACGACCCGGCGATCTACGCCGAGTTCCTCTCCGCCGCCCCCGAACGGGTCGCCGGTGTCGGCATCCGCCGGCTGACCCCGGCCGAGCAGCTGCTGGCCGGTGGACGCCCCCTGGCCTCGGCCGCCACCCCCGAGGACTCCGGCGTGCCGTGGGTGACCGGCGACAGCGGGTACGAGATCTGGCACCACTGGTCCCGCGCGGGCATCCTGCAGGACCCGTGA
- a CDS encoding NAD-dependent epimerase/dehydratase family protein, protein MKVLVTGASGMLGRETARALAARGDDVRVLQRRTAGGGFAEVLGSVTDPAACARAVEGVQAVVHLAAKVSVTGPHPEYVATNVEGTANLLLAARAAGVSRFVMVSSPSVAHAGSALVGVGTTPADPAAAHGSYAQTKAQAELLALAADSPAFAVCAVRPHIVLGPGDTQLVQRIADRARAGRLPLLDDGTALIDTTYVDNAVDALLAALDRCPDDGVHGQAFVVTNGEPRTVSEVFARICAAAGVPAPTRRVPSVLAKAAGSVVERVWTRFGLPDEPPMTRFLAEQLSTAHWFDIARTRERLGWTPRVPLDEGFGRLAGGFESR, encoded by the coding sequence GTGAAGGTCCTCGTGACGGGTGCCAGCGGGATGCTGGGCCGTGAGACCGCGCGGGCGCTGGCCGCCCGCGGCGACGACGTGCGCGTCCTGCAGCGCCGCACCGCCGGCGGGGGTTTCGCGGAGGTCCTCGGCTCGGTCACCGACCCGGCCGCGTGCGCGCGGGCCGTCGAGGGGGTCCAGGCCGTCGTCCACCTCGCCGCGAAGGTGTCGGTCACCGGCCCGCACCCGGAGTACGTCGCCACCAACGTCGAGGGGACCGCGAACCTGCTCCTCGCGGCCCGCGCGGCGGGGGTGTCCCGGTTCGTCATGGTCTCCTCCCCCTCGGTCGCCCACGCCGGGTCCGCCCTCGTCGGGGTGGGCACGACACCCGCCGACCCCGCCGCCGCGCACGGCTCCTACGCGCAGACCAAGGCGCAGGCCGAGCTGCTGGCGCTGGCCGCCGACTCCCCCGCGTTCGCCGTGTGCGCGGTCCGCCCGCACATCGTGCTCGGCCCCGGGGACACCCAGCTCGTGCAGCGCATCGCCGACCGCGCCCGCGCCGGGCGGCTGCCGCTGCTGGACGACGGCACCGCGCTCATCGACACCACCTACGTCGACAACGCGGTGGACGCCCTGCTCGCCGCGCTGGACCGCTGCCCCGACGACGGCGTGCACGGGCAGGCGTTCGTCGTCACCAACGGCGAACCCCGCACGGTGAGCGAGGTCTTCGCCCGCATCTGCGCCGCCGCGGGGGTTCCCGCACCGACGCGGCGGGTGCCCTCGGTGCTCGCCAAGGCGGCCGGCAGCGTCGTGGAACGGGTCTGGACGCGGTTCGGGCTGCCCGACGAGCCGCCCATGACGCGGTTCCTGGCCGAGCAGCTGTCCACGGCCCACTGGTTCGACATCGCCCGCACCCGCGAGCGCCTCGGCTGGACGCCGCGGGTCCCCCTCGACGAGGGTTTCGGCCGCCTCGCCGGGGGGTTCGAGTCCCGTTAG
- a CDS encoding alpha/beta fold hydrolase: MSGGRLAVLPAVTPAPDLPGWDRRWSRLVEAVDHDGAVRTWHVLDTAPEGGDAIGTLLCVHGNPTWSYLWRGLASAASAVQLGWRVVAVDQLEMGFSERTGTVRRLGERVQDLRGLVDALQLSGPVVAVGHDWGGVVVSGWAAAELARHEGRHGGRSRVRLAGLVVANTAASWPVDAGAPGVLSAVLAPGVRPLVTSRSQAFLRTTLALPRPALPAAVKAAYRSPYRSAGERAGIDAFVADVPVGAGHPSRAALDGVSAGVGAIAAARVPTLVAWGPRDPVFGEWFLRDWRTRVPHADVHRFEGASHLTPEDPAFAGVVLRWLDERVLRPTPPPGDARPAPAARSPRLWAALGERAGDPQVAGTPAVVQMPAVRAGGSSSRAPRTTSWAELDRRTRELAAGFVLRGVQPGQRVSLLVPPGADLTAALYALLRIGAVAVVADAGLGVRGLSRAVTGAGVDWVVGVPKALLAARVLRWPGRRVSVADLTDVARAGAARLAAGFELPAEPRAESEAAVLFTSGSTGPAKGVVYTHGQLWQLARAMGAVVRIGPGQPLVSAFAPFALFGPALGATCVVPAMDVTKPATLTATALAEAVEAAGATSAFLSPAAVVNVLATAGDLTPARRAALARVRTLLSAGAPVPTPLLQRVRELMPLADPRTPYGATEVLPATDVGLSDILEAGAGEGICVGLPVEGVTVAVAPLDAEGRAGTDLVTTPGLLGEVVVGGEHVKDHYDQLWATQAASVDVRPSPTLLGAVRAGRWHRTGDVGHLDERGRVWIEGRLAHVVTTAEEVVTPVGVEQRAETVAGIARAALVGVGPRAARQLVLVAEPDPAVVAGLRRTTVADPVLAQAVREATGRNLVAVLLVPALPTDVRHNSKIDRVRVSSWAGRVLAGERAGALA, from the coding sequence GTGAGCGGAGGTCGTCTCGCAGTCCTGCCGGCGGTGACGCCGGCTCCGGACCTGCCCGGGTGGGACCGGCGGTGGTCGCGGTTGGTGGAGGCGGTCGACCACGACGGCGCCGTCCGGACGTGGCACGTGCTGGACACCGCGCCCGAGGGCGGCGACGCGATCGGGACGTTGCTGTGCGTGCACGGCAACCCGACGTGGTCGTACCTGTGGCGGGGCCTGGCCTCGGCGGCCTCGGCGGTGCAGCTGGGCTGGCGCGTGGTGGCGGTCGACCAGCTGGAGATGGGTTTCTCCGAGCGCACCGGCACGGTGCGGCGCCTGGGTGAACGGGTGCAGGACCTGAGGGGGTTGGTGGACGCCCTGCAGCTGTCCGGTCCGGTGGTGGCGGTCGGTCACGACTGGGGCGGGGTCGTCGTCTCGGGGTGGGCCGCGGCCGAGCTGGCGCGGCACGAGGGCCGGCACGGGGGCCGGTCGCGGGTCCGGCTGGCCGGGCTGGTCGTGGCGAACACCGCGGCGAGCTGGCCGGTGGACGCGGGCGCGCCGGGGGTGCTGTCGGCGGTGCTCGCCCCGGGGGTGCGTCCCCTCGTGACGTCCCGCTCGCAGGCCTTCCTGCGCACGACGCTGGCGTTGCCGCGCCCGGCGCTGCCGGCGGCGGTGAAGGCGGCCTACCGCTCGCCGTACCGCAGCGCGGGCGAGCGCGCCGGGATCGACGCGTTCGTCGCGGACGTGCCGGTCGGGGCCGGGCACCCGAGCCGCGCGGCCCTGGACGGGGTCAGCGCCGGGGTGGGCGCGATCGCGGCCGCGAGGGTCCCCACGCTGGTGGCGTGGGGACCGCGGGACCCGGTGTTCGGCGAGTGGTTCCTGCGGGACTGGCGCACCCGGGTGCCGCACGCGGACGTGCACCGCTTCGAGGGGGCCTCGCACCTGACGCCGGAGGACCCCGCGTTCGCCGGTGTGGTGCTGCGGTGGCTGGACGAGCGGGTGCTGCGCCCGACGCCCCCGCCCGGAGACGCCCGGCCCGCACCGGCCGCGCGGTCGCCGCGGTTGTGGGCCGCGCTGGGTGAGCGCGCGGGTGACCCGCAGGTCGCGGGCACGCCCGCCGTGGTGCAGATGCCGGCCGTGCGTGCCGGCGGGTCCTCCTCCCGCGCGCCGCGGACGACGTCGTGGGCCGAGCTGGACCGCCGCACCCGTGAGCTCGCGGCGGGGTTCGTGCTGCGGGGCGTGCAGCCGGGGCAGCGGGTCTCCCTGCTGGTCCCGCCCGGGGCGGACCTGACGGCCGCGCTGTACGCGCTGCTGCGGATCGGTGCGGTCGCCGTCGTCGCCGACGCCGGTCTGGGCGTGCGGGGCCTGTCGCGGGCGGTGACCGGTGCCGGCGTCGACTGGGTCGTGGGGGTGCCCAAGGCGCTGCTGGCGGCGCGGGTGCTGCGCTGGCCGGGCCGGCGGGTGTCGGTCGCGGACCTGACCGACGTGGCCCGGGCCGGGGCCGCGCGCCTGGCCGCAGGGTTCGAGCTGCCCGCCGAACCGCGGGCCGAGTCCGAGGCCGCGGTGCTGTTCACCTCCGGGTCCACCGGTCCGGCGAAGGGCGTCGTCTACACGCACGGGCAGCTGTGGCAGCTGGCGCGGGCGATGGGGGCGGTCGTCCGGATCGGGCCGGGGCAGCCGCTGGTGTCGGCGTTCGCTCCGTTCGCGCTGTTCGGGCCCGCCCTGGGCGCCACGTGCGTGGTGCCGGCGATGGACGTCACGAAACCGGCGACGCTGACCGCGACGGCCCTGGCCGAGGCGGTCGAGGCGGCCGGGGCGACGTCGGCGTTCCTGTCCCCCGCCGCCGTCGTCAACGTGCTGGCCACCGCCGGTGACCTCACCCCGGCCCGGCGCGCGGCGCTGGCGCGGGTGCGCACGCTGCTCTCGGCCGGGGCGCCGGTGCCGACACCGCTGCTGCAGCGGGTGCGCGAGCTCATGCCGCTGGCCGACCCGCGCACTCCGTACGGGGCCACCGAGGTGCTGCCGGCCACCGACGTGGGCCTGTCGGACATCCTGGAAGCCGGTGCCGGAGAAGGCATCTGCGTGGGCCTGCCCGTGGAGGGCGTCACCGTGGCGGTCGCGCCGCTGGACGCCGAGGGCCGCGCCGGCACCGACCTGGTGACCACCCCCGGCCTCCTCGGGGAGGTCGTCGTGGGTGGCGAGCACGTCAAGGACCACTACGACCAGCTGTGGGCCACGCAGGCCGCGAGCGTCGACGTGCGACCCTCCCCGACGTTGCTGGGGGCGGTGCGGGCCGGGCGCTGGCACCGCACCGGCGACGTCGGGCACCTCGACGAGCGCGGCCGGGTGTGGATCGAGGGCCGCCTGGCGCACGTGGTCACCACCGCCGAGGAGGTCGTCACCCCCGTCGGGGTGGAGCAGCGCGCCGAGACCGTCGCGGGGATCGCGCGGGCCGCCCTCGTCGGCGTCGGGCCGCGCGCGGCGCGCCAGCTCGTCCTCGTCGCCGAACCCGACCCGGCCGTGGTCGCGGGCCTGAGGCGCACGACGGTCGCCGACCCGGTCCTGGCGCAGGCGGTCCGGGAGGCGACGGGCCGCAACCTGGTCGCCGTGCTGCTGGTCCCGGCGCTGCCGACGGACGTGCGGCACAACTCCAAGATCGACCGGGTGCGGGTCTCGTCGTGGGCCGGGCGGGTCCTGGCGGGCGAGCGGGCGGGAGCACTGGCGTGA
- a CDS encoding diguanylate cyclase domain-containing protein, producing the protein MRTSTSAYPAAPAVTVPWDEALERAGVALALLHPAGHVAAATGAYCRLTGEDPAAVVGTPVLSWWGALRDRAPGGALDGLGPAPTVAAVLAVLTAVDVELDVELHEGPGGDRAGRGVVRVQLTAAEDGGAVVLLREVSAEHAERAALRARLAQQEAVIAASPDTIYRLDLGVGHVEWSSTGGACLLGLPAADDPFPADLVHPEDLPGVRRAVEALHAAAPGEIVECTYRVVDGQGQERWVHTRSTVTDRDGAGRALRAVGIAQDLTETITTMDALAGSERRFHEVFARGPVGMVLFGLEGWISEVNDALGALLERDTADLVGTPAAELLDPPAEQGPSAQEREERAGAQAQLQRLLDGTDEVAHRERRFDLPSGRTVWAQVTLSLTSSSTGEPAFLAFVEDVTARKREAEQLEHAALHDPLTGLPNRAKAEDRLGTALARTRRRGGGCAVLFVDLDHFKDVNDSLGHAAGDDLLREVADRLRGLLRTGDVAARIGGDEFVLVCEDVVDARALTAIAERVCERITIPVDLGTRTVTVTASVGAARTDGALGPEELLRAADRAMYRAKAAGRACWRAA; encoded by the coding sequence GTGAGGACGAGCACGAGCGCGTACCCCGCGGCGCCCGCCGTGACGGTGCCGTGGGACGAGGCGCTGGAACGGGCCGGTGTCGCCCTGGCCCTCCTGCACCCCGCCGGTCACGTCGCCGCGGCCACCGGCGCCTACTGCCGGCTGACCGGTGAGGACCCCGCCGCGGTGGTGGGGACCCCCGTCCTGAGCTGGTGGGGCGCGCTCCGCGACCGCGCGCCGGGTGGTGCGCTCGACGGGCTCGGCCCGGCGCCGACCGTGGCCGCCGTGCTCGCCGTCCTCACCGCGGTCGACGTCGAGCTGGACGTCGAGCTGCACGAGGGGCCGGGCGGGGACCGCGCCGGCCGGGGTGTCGTGCGGGTCCAGCTCACCGCGGCCGAGGACGGCGGCGCCGTCGTGCTGCTGCGCGAGGTCAGCGCCGAGCACGCCGAGCGCGCCGCCCTGCGGGCGCGGCTGGCCCAGCAGGAGGCGGTGATCGCGGCCTCACCGGACACGATCTACCGGTTGGACCTGGGGGTCGGTCACGTCGAGTGGTCCAGCACCGGTGGCGCCTGCCTGCTCGGCCTGCCCGCCGCCGACGACCCGTTCCCGGCCGACCTCGTGCACCCCGAGGACCTGCCCGGTGTCCGGCGTGCGGTCGAGGCGCTGCACGCGGCGGCCCCCGGGGAGATCGTGGAGTGCACGTACCGCGTGGTGGACGGCCAGGGGCAGGAGCGGTGGGTGCACACCCGCTCCACCGTCACCGACCGCGACGGTGCAGGTCGCGCCCTGCGCGCGGTCGGCATCGCCCAGGACCTGACCGAGACCATCACCACGATGGACGCCCTGGCCGGCTCCGAGCGGCGCTTCCACGAGGTGTTCGCCCGCGGCCCGGTCGGGATGGTGCTGTTCGGGCTGGAGGGCTGGATCAGCGAGGTGAACGACGCCCTGGGTGCGCTGCTGGAGCGGGACACCGCCGACCTGGTCGGCACCCCCGCCGCCGAGCTGCTGGACCCGCCCGCGGAGCAGGGCCCGAGCGCCCAGGAGCGCGAGGAGCGCGCCGGGGCCCAGGCCCAGCTGCAGCGCCTGCTGGACGGCACCGACGAGGTCGCCCACCGCGAACGGCGCTTCGACCTGCCCAGCGGGCGGACCGTGTGGGCGCAGGTGACGTTGTCGTTGACCTCCTCCAGCACGGGTGAACCGGCGTTCCTGGCCTTCGTGGAGGACGTCACGGCCCGCAAGCGCGAGGCCGAGCAGCTCGAGCACGCCGCGCTGCACGACCCCCTCACGGGCCTGCCCAACCGGGCCAAGGCCGAGGACCGGCTGGGCACGGCCCTGGCGCGCACCCGGCGCCGCGGTGGCGGCTGCGCCGTCCTGTTCGTCGACCTCGACCACTTCAAGGACGTCAACGACAGCTTGGGGCACGCCGCGGGGGACGACCTGCTGCGCGAGGTGGCCGACCGGCTGCGCGGCCTCCTGCGCACCGGGGACGTGGCCGCGCGCATCGGCGGGGACGAGTTCGTCCTCGTGTGCGAGGACGTCGTCGACGCCCGGGCCCTGACGGCCATCGCCGAGCGGGTCTGCGAGCGCATCACCATCCCCGTGGACCTGGGCACCCGCACGGTCACCGTCACCGCCAGCGTCGGGGCCGCCCGCACCGACGGCGCCCTGGGCCCGGAGGAGCTGCTGCGCGCGGCCGACCGCGCCATGTACCGGGCCAAGGCGGCCGGGCGGGCCTGCTGGCGGGCCGCCTGA